From a single Cyanobacteria bacterium GSL.Bin1 genomic region:
- a CDS encoding DUF192 domain-containing protein translates to MLRLSWIPLFCLLLIGCASTNTSVADSQPAATESLAQKLPITAQVEIGGETIELEVAKTPQQQAIGLMYREAIPPNRGMLFPMNPPRVPRFWMKNVEVPLDMIFVSEGKVAAIAHQVPPCEDDPCTTYSPNVLIDQVIELQGGRAKELGLEIGDSISVQEK, encoded by the coding sequence ATGCTGCGTTTGAGTTGGATTCCTTTATTTTGTCTCTTATTAATCGGTTGTGCTTCTACTAATACTTCTGTTGCCGATTCTCAACCCGCCGCCACTGAATCACTAGCGCAAAAACTTCCCATTACAGCCCAAGTCGAAATTGGGGGGGAAACCATTGAGTTAGAAGTGGCAAAGACTCCCCAACAACAAGCCATTGGATTAATGTATCGTGAAGCGATTCCTCCCAATCGGGGAATGCTATTTCCAATGAATCCGCCGCGTGTGCCTCGATTTTGGATGAAAAATGTTGAGGTTCCACTCGATATGATTTTCGTAAGTGAGGGAAAAGTTGCCGCGATCGCGCACCAAGTTCCTCCTTGTGAAGACGATCCTTGCACCACTTACAGCCCTAATGTTTTGATTGATCAAGTCATTGAACTCCAAGGCGGACGAGCAAAAGAACTGGGCTTAGAAATTGGCGATTCGATATCCGTCCAAGAAAAGTGA
- a CDS encoding DNA primase — translation MSSSRFHPDTIESIREQADIVDVISDYVVLRKRGKDYQGLCPFHEEKTPSFTVSPSKQLYYCFGCGAGGNVFKFLMELGQQSFTEVVLELAQRYQVSVKTLEPEQQEELQRELSVREQLYEILAVAGNFYQHVLYQPEGEVALAYLKSERQLQGETLQSWGLGYAPSGWETLYRYLVEQKRYPVGLVEQAGLIQQRKSGKGYYDRFRDRAMIPIRDAQGRTIGFGSRTLSDDEPKYLNSPETPLFDKSQTLFALDQARDAIRKEDQAIIVEGYFDAIALHDAGIKPVVASLGTALSNDQIRQLLRYTDSKRIIFNFDADKAGTTATERAIQEIEPLVYSGQVQLRILNLPGGKDADEFLKSSDDAAQQYRQQLETAPFWLDWQIQLLLQDQDLNQPDQIQQVTQGMVKLLNRLQDVTLRTHYLRHCAERLSQGDSQLTPLYTETLRNALKKPQGRKKQAKKSSTVPKKVPSFPSESQLLAQAEALLLRVYLHCPGYRERIAVTLEEKELLLSLSPHRWLWQQILSLEETYDFSGDHQGKNLLLLQLENEVSQLPEYESQLRSIIQLQETTSTDLQRPGLVLRAAIATLEQTACEKQKRYCLQQWQQLDPKSDEPTIRYYMEQFYEAQRQLELLKQQRQFSINEIINPVMDN, via the coding sequence TGAGTTCTTCTCGTTTTCATCCTGACACGATTGAGAGTATTCGTGAACAAGCTGACATTGTTGATGTCATCTCGGACTACGTCGTGTTACGAAAGCGAGGCAAAGACTATCAAGGGTTATGCCCTTTCCACGAGGAAAAAACCCCCAGTTTTACCGTTAGCCCCAGTAAACAACTTTATTACTGCTTTGGCTGCGGCGCTGGGGGGAATGTCTTTAAGTTCTTGATGGAGTTGGGACAGCAGTCTTTCACTGAAGTGGTGCTAGAGTTAGCCCAACGCTATCAAGTGAGTGTAAAAACCCTTGAACCGGAACAGCAAGAAGAACTGCAGCGAGAACTATCGGTTCGGGAACAACTGTATGAAATCTTAGCCGTTGCGGGGAACTTCTATCAGCACGTTTTGTATCAACCGGAGGGAGAAGTTGCCCTTGCGTATTTAAAATCAGAACGCCAATTGCAAGGGGAAACTTTGCAAAGTTGGGGCTTAGGATATGCTCCTTCCGGTTGGGAAACGCTCTATCGGTACTTAGTGGAACAAAAACGCTACCCGGTGGGATTAGTGGAACAAGCGGGGTTAATCCAACAGCGCAAGTCAGGAAAAGGCTATTATGATCGGTTTCGCGATCGCGCAATGATTCCCATTCGAGATGCCCAAGGACGCACCATTGGCTTTGGCAGTCGCACCCTGAGCGATGATGAACCGAAATATCTCAATTCTCCAGAAACGCCCTTATTTGATAAAAGTCAGACTCTGTTTGCCCTGGATCAAGCCCGAGATGCCATCCGCAAAGAAGACCAAGCGATTATTGTGGAGGGCTATTTTGACGCGATCGCGCTGCATGACGCAGGGATTAAGCCGGTGGTTGCCTCTTTAGGAACCGCACTCAGTAATGACCAGATTCGTCAGTTGTTACGCTACACCGACTCCAAACGGATTATCTTTAATTTCGATGCCGACAAAGCAGGAACAACGGCGACAGAACGAGCTATTCAGGAAATTGAACCCTTAGTTTATTCGGGACAAGTCCAACTGCGGATCTTGAACCTTCCTGGTGGCAAAGATGCCGATGAGTTTCTCAAAAGTAGTGATGATGCTGCCCAACAGTACCGTCAACAATTAGAAACGGCACCCTTTTGGTTAGATTGGCAAATTCAGCTCCTACTACAAGATCAAGATCTCAACCAACCCGATCAAATTCAACAGGTTACACAGGGAATGGTAAAACTGTTGAACCGTCTCCAAGATGTCACCCTGCGCACCCATTATCTTCGCCATTGTGCCGAACGCTTAAGTCAAGGCGATTCGCAACTGACCCCACTTTATACAGAAACGCTGCGAAATGCGCTGAAAAAGCCCCAAGGTCGGAAAAAACAAGCGAAAAAGTCTTCAACAGTCCCCAAAAAAGTCCCGTCCTTTCCGAGCGAGAGTCAACTCCTTGCCCAAGCCGAAGCCTTACTGTTACGCGTGTATCTCCATTGCCCAGGGTATCGGGAAAGAATTGCGGTTACCCTCGAAGAGAAGGAGTTGTTATTGAGTCTATCGCCTCATCGCTGGTTATGGCAGCAAATTTTAAGTTTAGAAGAAACCTATGATTTTAGTGGGGATCATCAAGGAAAAAATCTCTTGTTGCTGCAGTTAGAAAATGAAGTCAGTCAATTGCCCGAGTATGAGAGCCAGTTGAGGAGTATTATTCAGTTACAAGAAACCACCAGCACCGATCTCCAACGTCCGGGATTGGTTTTGCGAGCCGCGATCGCGACGTTAGAACAAACCGCTTGTGAGAAACAAAAACGTTACTGTCTGCAACAATGGCAGCAACTCGATCCCAAGAGTGATGAACCGACCATTCGCTACTATATGGAACAATTCTATGAAGCACAACGCCAGTTAGAATTGCTAAAACAGCAACGCCAGTTTTCCATTAATGAGATTATTAATCCGGTGATGGACAATTAA